The following coding sequences are from one Anguilla anguilla isolate fAngAng1 chromosome 12, fAngAng1.pri, whole genome shotgun sequence window:
- the LOC118208976 gene encoding collagen alpha-2(I) chain-like isoform X2: MLPYFLDNADPPVGIIGPRLAFEDDRHVLAEERKACRARARKLSVENNRRRKAQEERRQAVELREQKLREEILQERRRKLLEATEQHQRAHLPPSQRRRPVTGRPAHLLDNALRRIEGTFSWCGLQSPFYPGSPSTFRRCHSSSNASAVSSKLHQQRQLSAAIAHVKLLQGKGTNEPQSRDLCFYNKLREKQHPLAEGQWNSKQENPQDVRQPGQTETLPGLETEISPHSPSHSTGPSHFTGHSHMSSHSHTTCPSHKYGLSHTSGHAQTSSHSHTTCHSHIYSLSYTSGYAQTSSHSHAAGPSHTPGPSHAAAVRSAFSSWLRPSLLLSSCQSHGPLERSHGARSASAMSGESVGLARQEVVNLSFLSAESQRTEEPRAAGEPGYEGPPARAGPGGEEPQSQPDVTVSAAPPVPSDRNTPTQSGTAAILDHQTPSSTANQLRGLSGTVPLAVTRGAWAGPDAPPTELSGPTGGGKAAESVQRTGNGADRYSSRASVALPIREQSRGTGSGRPITAPAASLRTVNQSISTPEAPFMANAEPRPTGRISTVDVNSDSALNKDADRACPDSSDPSDQINASDRTEEGVPTGAPYRETFRHPSADSASDPVSDVKSLRGILKKQSKYAAGLSGPSRACGSFDFPKAAAAPVRHAAERAEPGGRAPESVERRLRWSDEERGNLAADGGVEGGWRCAAGQTGGKGTSPQLHPNSAELQRGPLCAGRVSSTGYHFAKRAWSDSGDRDRGGRDGAPQERRLGKSSPPRGGSRAPRAPRRAGSAPAGPRPGPSRRGAGVRPRSAAGRGEAGQRGAKTLSPHPPAPCRTKVT; encoded by the exons ATGCTGCCGTATTTCTTGGACAACGCAGACCCTCC TGTCGGAATAATCGGGCCACGCCTTGCATTTGAAGATGATCGTCACGTCTTGGCGGAGGAGCGGAAGGCGTGCAGGGCTCGCGCGCGCAAACTTTCCGTGGAAAATAATCGGCGCAGGAA AGCCCAGGAGGAGCGGAGGCAGGCGGTGGAGCTCCGCGAGCAGAAGCTGCGGGAGGAGATCCTGCAGGAGCGCAGacggaagcttctggaagctACAGAGCAGCACCAGAGGGCCCACCTGCCTCCCTCACAGCGGAGGAGACCAG TTACCGGCAGACCAGCCCATCTCCTAGACAACGCTCTCAGAAGGATCGAGGGCACCTTCAGTTGGTGTGGTCTGCAGTCACCATTCTACCCTGGGAGCCCCAGTACTTTCAG ACGCTGCCATTCTTCCTCAAACGCCTCCGCTGTCTCCAGCAAACTGCACCAGCAGAGGCAGCTCTCTGCAGCCATCGCTCACGTCAAGCTGCTGCAAGGGAAGGGCACCAATGAGCCGCAGAGCAGAGATCTGTGCTTTTACAACAAGCTCCGGGAGAAACAGCACCCCCTGGCGGAGGGACAGTGGAACAGCAAGCAG GAGAATCCCCAGGATGTCCGTCAGCCGGGTCAGACAGAGACTCTGCCCGGCCTGGAAACAGAGATTTCCCCCcatagcccctcccactctactggcccctcccacttcaCTGGCCACTCCCACATGTCAAGCCACTCCCACACCACTTGTCCCTCCCACAAATATGGCCTCTCCCATACCTCTGGCCATGCCCAAACCTCTAGCCACTCCCACACCACTTGTCACTCCCACATATACAGCCTCTCCTATACCTCTGGCTATGCGCAAACCTCTAGCCACTCCCACGCtgctggcccctcccacactcCAGGCCCCTCCCACGCTGCTGCTGTCAGAAGTGCTTTTTCTTCCTGGTTACGTCCTTCCCTGCTCCTCagcagctgtcaatcacacggCCCACTAGAGCGCAGTCATGGCGCACGTTCTGCGTCTGCGATGTCCGGGGAGAGCGTCGGGCTCGCTCGGCAGGAAGTGGTGAATCTCAGCTTCCTGTCCGCAGAATCACAGAGGACGGAGGAGCCCAGAGCCGCCGGAGAGCCAGGGTACGAGGGCCCCCCAGCcagggcggggcccgggggggaggagcctcAGTCACAGCCCGACGTCACAGTCTCTGCAGCTCCGCCCGTCCCGAGTGACCGAAACACGCCGACTCAGAGCGGGACGGCGGCCATCTTGGATCATCAGACTCCCAGCAGTACGGCCAATCAGCTGAGGGGTTTAAGCGGCACGGTTCCCCTGGCTGTGACTCGCGGGGCGTGGGCCGGCCCAGACGCTCCCCCCACGGAACTTTCCGGCCCGACCGGAGGTGGAAAAGCGGCGGAGTCCGTGCAGCGGACGGGAAATGGCGCAGACCGCTACTCCAGCCGCGCGTCGGTCGCCTTACCAATCAGAGAGCAAAGCCGAGGAACGGGCTCAggccggccaatcacagcacctGCTGCTTCGCTCCGCACCGTAAATCAGAGCATCTCGACGCCAGAGGCCCCTTTTATGGCAAACGCAGAACCAAGGCCGACCGGTCGTATATCCACCGTAGACGTTAACTCTGACTCCGCCCTCAATAAAGACGCGGACAGAGCGTGTCCAGACAGCTCCGACCCTTCAGATCAAATAAACGCGAGCGACCGCACAGAAGAAGGCGTTCCTACTGGCGCACCCTATCGAGAGACGTTTAGACACCCATCTGCAGATTCGGCCTCCGATCCTGTTTCCGATGTGAAATCCCTTAGAGGGATCCTTAAAAAGCAGTCTAAGTATGCGGCGGGCCTGTCCGGACCCTCCCGGGCCTGTGGCAGTTTCGATTTCCCCAAAGCAGCGGCAGCGCCCGTAAGACACGCCGCGGAGCGGGCTGAGCCTGGCGGCAGAGCGCCCGAGAGCGTCGAGAGGAGGCTGCGCTGGTCTGACGAAGAGCGCGGAAACCTGGCCGCGGAcgggggggtcgagggggggtggagatgCGCGGCCGGGCAGACGGGAGGGAAGGGCACGTCCCCTCAGCTTCACCCAAATTCAGCTGAGCTTCAGAGGGGTCCTCTCTGCGCCGGACGGGTCTCCTCCACCGGGTACCACTTTGCCAAACGGGCGTGGTCAGACAGCGGGGACCGGGACCGCGGGGGCCGGGACGGGGCGCCCCAGGAGCGCAGGCTGGGTAAAAGCAGCCCTCCCCGGGGAGGGTCCCGCGCCCCCAGGGCCCCCAGAAGAGCGGGCTCTGCCCCGGCGggcccccgccccggcccgtccaggaggggtgcgggggtgAGACCTCGGTCGGCCGCTGGCCGCGGCGAGGCGGGGCAACGTGGAGCGAAGACGCtctcgccccacccccccgccccctgtcgCACAAAGGTGACGTAG
- the LOC118208976 gene encoding collagen alpha-2(I) chain-like isoform X1, which yields MLGGCWVTGGIALGVPVHCGSLRAQEDVGGLLGNGWDSSGCPSALWVPQSPGGAEAGGGAPRAEAAGGDPAGAQTEASGSYRAAPEGPPASLTAEETRISNGSLNGCFAVTGRPAHLLDNALRRIEGTFSWCGLQSPFYPGSPSTFRRCHSSSNASAVSSKLHQQRQLSAAIAHVKLLQGKGTNEPQSRDLCFYNKLREKQHPLAEGQWNSKQENPQDVRQPGQTETLPGLETEISPHSPSHSTGPSHFTGHSHMSSHSHTTCPSHKYGLSHTSGHAQTSSHSHTTCHSHIYSLSYTSGYAQTSSHSHAAGPSHTPGPSHAAAVRSAFSSWLRPSLLLSSCQSHGPLERSHGARSASAMSGESVGLARQEVVNLSFLSAESQRTEEPRAAGEPGYEGPPARAGPGGEEPQSQPDVTVSAAPPVPSDRNTPTQSGTAAILDHQTPSSTANQLRGLSGTVPLAVTRGAWAGPDAPPTELSGPTGGGKAAESVQRTGNGADRYSSRASVALPIREQSRGTGSGRPITAPAASLRTVNQSISTPEAPFMANAEPRPTGRISTVDVNSDSALNKDADRACPDSSDPSDQINASDRTEEGVPTGAPYRETFRHPSADSASDPVSDVKSLRGILKKQSKYAAGLSGPSRACGSFDFPKAAAAPVRHAAERAEPGGRAPESVERRLRWSDEERGNLAADGGVEGGWRCAAGQTGGKGTSPQLHPNSAELQRGPLCAGRVSSTGYHFAKRAWSDSGDRDRGGRDGAPQERRLGKSSPPRGGSRAPRAPRRAGSAPAGPRPGPSRRGAGVRPRSAAGRGEAGQRGAKTLSPHPPAPCRTKVT from the exons ATGttggggggctgctgggtaacgGGTGGGATAGCTCTGGGTgtcccagtgcattgtgggtctcTCAGAGCCCAGGAGGATGTTGGGGGGCTGCTTGGTAACGGGTGGGATAGCTCTGGGTgtcccagtgcattgtgggtcccTCAGAGCCCAGGAGGAGCGGAGGCAGGCGGTGGAGCTCCGCGAGCAGAAGCTGCGGGAGGAGATCCTGCAGGAGCGCAGacggaagcttctggaagctACAGAGCAGCACCAGAGGGCCCACCTGCCTCCCTCACAGCGGAGGAGACCAG AATTTCAAACGGCAGTTTAAACGGTTGTTTTGCAGTTACCGGCAGACCAGCCCATCTCCTAGACAACGCTCTCAGAAGGATCGAGGGCACCTTCAGTTGGTGTGGTCTGCAGTCACCATTCTACCCTGGGAGCCCCAGTACTTTCAG ACGCTGCCATTCTTCCTCAAACGCCTCCGCTGTCTCCAGCAAACTGCACCAGCAGAGGCAGCTCTCTGCAGCCATCGCTCACGTCAAGCTGCTGCAAGGGAAGGGCACCAATGAGCCGCAGAGCAGAGATCTGTGCTTTTACAACAAGCTCCGGGAGAAACAGCACCCCCTGGCGGAGGGACAGTGGAACAGCAAGCAG GAGAATCCCCAGGATGTCCGTCAGCCGGGTCAGACAGAGACTCTGCCCGGCCTGGAAACAGAGATTTCCCCCcatagcccctcccactctactggcccctcccacttcaCTGGCCACTCCCACATGTCAAGCCACTCCCACACCACTTGTCCCTCCCACAAATATGGCCTCTCCCATACCTCTGGCCATGCCCAAACCTCTAGCCACTCCCACACCACTTGTCACTCCCACATATACAGCCTCTCCTATACCTCTGGCTATGCGCAAACCTCTAGCCACTCCCACGCtgctggcccctcccacactcCAGGCCCCTCCCACGCTGCTGCTGTCAGAAGTGCTTTTTCTTCCTGGTTACGTCCTTCCCTGCTCCTCagcagctgtcaatcacacggCCCACTAGAGCGCAGTCATGGCGCACGTTCTGCGTCTGCGATGTCCGGGGAGAGCGTCGGGCTCGCTCGGCAGGAAGTGGTGAATCTCAGCTTCCTGTCCGCAGAATCACAGAGGACGGAGGAGCCCAGAGCCGCCGGAGAGCCAGGGTACGAGGGCCCCCCAGCcagggcggggcccgggggggaggagcctcAGTCACAGCCCGACGTCACAGTCTCTGCAGCTCCGCCCGTCCCGAGTGACCGAAACACGCCGACTCAGAGCGGGACGGCGGCCATCTTGGATCATCAGACTCCCAGCAGTACGGCCAATCAGCTGAGGGGTTTAAGCGGCACGGTTCCCCTGGCTGTGACTCGCGGGGCGTGGGCCGGCCCAGACGCTCCCCCCACGGAACTTTCCGGCCCGACCGGAGGTGGAAAAGCGGCGGAGTCCGTGCAGCGGACGGGAAATGGCGCAGACCGCTACTCCAGCCGCGCGTCGGTCGCCTTACCAATCAGAGAGCAAAGCCGAGGAACGGGCTCAggccggccaatcacagcacctGCTGCTTCGCTCCGCACCGTAAATCAGAGCATCTCGACGCCAGAGGCCCCTTTTATGGCAAACGCAGAACCAAGGCCGACCGGTCGTATATCCACCGTAGACGTTAACTCTGACTCCGCCCTCAATAAAGACGCGGACAGAGCGTGTCCAGACAGCTCCGACCCTTCAGATCAAATAAACGCGAGCGACCGCACAGAAGAAGGCGTTCCTACTGGCGCACCCTATCGAGAGACGTTTAGACACCCATCTGCAGATTCGGCCTCCGATCCTGTTTCCGATGTGAAATCCCTTAGAGGGATCCTTAAAAAGCAGTCTAAGTATGCGGCGGGCCTGTCCGGACCCTCCCGGGCCTGTGGCAGTTTCGATTTCCCCAAAGCAGCGGCAGCGCCCGTAAGACACGCCGCGGAGCGGGCTGAGCCTGGCGGCAGAGCGCCCGAGAGCGTCGAGAGGAGGCTGCGCTGGTCTGACGAAGAGCGCGGAAACCTGGCCGCGGAcgggggggtcgagggggggtggagatgCGCGGCCGGGCAGACGGGAGGGAAGGGCACGTCCCCTCAGCTTCACCCAAATTCAGCTGAGCTTCAGAGGGGTCCTCTCTGCGCCGGACGGGTCTCCTCCACCGGGTACCACTTTGCCAAACGGGCGTGGTCAGACAGCGGGGACCGGGACCGCGGGGGCCGGGACGGGGCGCCCCAGGAGCGCAGGCTGGGTAAAAGCAGCCCTCCCCGGGGAGGGTCCCGCGCCCCCAGGGCCCCCAGAAGAGCGGGCTCTGCCCCGGCGggcccccgccccggcccgtccaggaggggtgcgggggtgAGACCTCGGTCGGCCGCTGGCCGCGGCGAGGCGGGGCAACGTGGAGCGAAGACGCtctcgccccacccccccgccccctgtcgCACAAAGGTGACGTAG